Within Longimicrobium sp., the genomic segment CAGGGCCGCGGAGGCCGACACGGCGCTTCCCTCGGCCATCGCGTGGATGATCGACTGCTGCGAGATGTCGTCGCCGCGCAGCTCGGCCACGTTCTGGCCATCGCGCAGCACCACCACCCGCGAGCTCCCCTCCACCAGCTCCTCCAGTTCCGACGAGATCATCAGCACCCCGAGTCCCGTGCCGGCCAGCTCGTTGATCAGCGCCTGGATCTCGCCCTTGGCGCCGATGTCGATGCCGCGCGTGGGCTCGTCCAAAATCAGCAGCGCCGGGTTCATGCACAGCCAGCGGGCCAGGAGCACCTTCTGCTGGTTGCCGCCCGACAGCTCGCGGATCTTCTGATCGGCGCTCGTTGCCTTGACGCCCAGCCGCTTCATGAACCGGTCGACCACCTCGCGCTGCTTCGCCCGGTCCACGATGCCCATCCGCGTGAGCGTCGGCAGCGCGGCGAGCGTCAGGTTCTCGCGAACGGAGAGTTCGGGGATGATCCCCTCGCCCTTCCGATCCTCGGAAACGAAGGCGATCCCCGCGTGGATGGCATCGTCCGGGGTCCGCGGAGCGAGGCGCTTTCCATCCAGCTGGATGGTGCCGTCCTCCGCCGGGTCGGCGCCGAAGATGGCGCGCGCCGTCTCCGTCCGCCCCGATCCCAGCAGCCCGGCCACCCCCAGGATCTCTCCCTTCCTCACGTCCAGCGTCACGCCGCGCAGCTTCTGCCCGCGGCGCAGCCCCTCGGTGCGCAGCAGGGGCGCGGTGCCCTCGGCCTCGGCCTGGTTGGCGCCGAACCCGGTGGTGCCCTGCCGGAGTTCGTCGCGCTGTTTGCCCAGCATCAGGCAGACGAGGTCCAGCCGCTCCAGGTCGGCCACGCGATGGGTGCCCACCAGCTTGCCGTCGCGCAGCACGGTGACCCGGTCGCAGACGGTGTACAGCTCGTCGAAGCGGTGGCTGATGTAGACGATAGCGGTGCCCTGCGCCTGCAGCTGGCGGATCAGGTCGTACAGGATGGATACCTCGCGCTCCGCCAGCGAGCTGGTGGGCTCGTCGAGGACGAGGACCTTGGCGCCGAGCGAGACACCGCGGGCGATGGCCACCATCTGCTGCTCCGCGGTGCTCAGCGCGCCCAGCGTGGCTCCCGGATCGATCGCCAGCCCCAGCCGCTGGAGCAGCGCGCCGGTCTCAGTGTTCATCCGGCCCCAGTCCACCAGCCCCCAGCGGCGCGGC encodes:
- a CDS encoding sugar ABC transporter ATP-binding protein, translated to MEGIVKRFAGATALDGVNFTLRAGEVHALVGENGAGKSTLIKIMTGAYRRDGGQMWLEGQPVDFTTPAAAQAAGVIAVHQEIHLLSFRTVAENVYLGREPRRWGLVDWGRMNTETGALLQRLGLAIDPGATLGALSTAEQQMVAIARGVSLGAKVLVLDEPTSSLAEREVSILYDLIRQLQAQGTAIVYISHRFDELYTVCDRVTVLRDGKLVGTHRVADLERLDLVCLMLGKQRDELRQGTTGFGANQAEAEGTAPLLRTEGLRRGQKLRGVTLDVRKGEILGVAGLLGSGRTETARAIFGADPAEDGTIQLDGKRLAPRTPDDAIHAGIAFVSEDRKGEGIIPELSVRENLTLAALPTLTRMGIVDRAKQREVVDRFMKRLGVKATSADQKIRELSGGNQQKVLLARWLCMNPALLILDEPTRGIDIGAKGEIQALINELAGTGLGVLMISSELEELVEGSSRVVVLRDGQNVAELRGDDISQQSIIHAMAEGSAVSASAALEA